The following are encoded together in the Desulfobacterales bacterium genome:
- a CDS encoding ATP synthase F0 subunit B gives MIKIDGSVFIQIINFIVLILGLNALLYKPIRGIINKRKEKFNGIGQAIQRSSEDAFQKKSFINEKLEDSTAEGEKKKEIIVKSGKDEEQKIIAAINAKITNDLEEIRNKIKKDVEVVRKSLQNEIDVFANSICNKMLGRVE, from the coding sequence ATGATTAAAATTGATGGCTCAGTTTTTATTCAAATTATTAATTTTATAGTGTTAATTTTGGGTTTGAATGCGTTGTTATATAAGCCCATTAGAGGCATAATTAATAAGAGGAAAGAAAAATTTAATGGAATAGGGCAGGCAATACAAAGGTCAAGCGAAGATGCTTTTCAGAAGAAAAGTTTTATAAATGAAAAATTAGAAGATAGCACCGCTGAAGGAGAAAAAAAGAAAGAAATTATAGTGAAGTCTGGAAAAGATGAGGAACAAAAAATAATAGCAGCAATCAATGCTAAGATAACTAATGATTTAGAAGAAATACGTAATAAAATAAAAAAAGATGTGGAGGTGGTTAGAAAAAGCTTACAAAATGAAATAGATGTTTTTGCAAACAGTATATGCAACAAAATGTTAGGGAGGGTTGAATGA